Proteins encoded in a region of the bacterium genome:
- a CDS encoding ATP-binding protein yields the protein MGDEKIGVSGNEFMQAYSAVLNSRFVGRERITSRFNEILDYPRTGKPMPTVILRGQSGSGKSWLSCRFAQEIAERRIPLVVLDGRYQVARLPGGFEFISRELDNRYEIKTPRFKKIYGIYARRFLGIDSPDKPKEVSLFKDILRSFIKDHDEDSPIPKAIRKLHGEDWERVLPSKPVYEHLNCLALALSEDIESSTQRKKYPFVALLIDNWNDKWNRFAPHWFSLLNSSSRLLTVVCTSSNFVFKDSVELPVPFFDEAEARSSLRRRGIEANHAVASIISESGGNPAIISLAASLAELISRSGDIIRGDTFACQEKVAYSDQLITSILEKLRESEKEALYSAINASGLDIYKLGELFPEYPDLQEGLISTFGIFPFEPIFYENSPIYIHENFNNKISFQRDLQHMPGKQGIKLRCENLVLTPDNEAFEALATHIETDIEPYAALSNAIEKIIHYSQTGQIGLAEDIWRSVEPKEHERSLMAIHRGVGDSLLEKILSPSARATYYDRIECKLPEEEGRRRLGYARALFDKGKIDSALDELHDTVTLLSSAITESSGLEPSLWFVRGEILAFASKLLFPAGGYRDSLSAATKAAESLKRARDGGLDCAGLVSLKISDALISASQACKALNETKTALTWLERARENISHAAETRNLQLPDVTILSARTLEMKGQIFVQRESYDSAEEFFEASISEVENLAGRFDITNPSIILFIAGIYSSLADLMYRSGSEESAFEFINKAIANYDKYEDAIGGHDCDSLFGLGKIMLLKSGILSTDKSSAAISAAREAESFFKRAWIANPNNTSAFGRIDSLLTIAELLSEEDRPDDVLYEEIQRILDEKTSLDGISVPILERKIRLFRAKGTSLFRKYKYSQGARYFSGAINLYGELNHLAPDIPFAGEVAEMQMALSVALRKSGEPSEAFVCLQRAEEAFEFAANRQTQEGLKRILHSSIGIYNELASIGKDEEAFEIALFILELSSRVGGPEVLEVGHELLIYWESQELTSREKRRLEESATTLRELWGES from the coding sequence ATGGGAGATGAAAAAATAGGGGTTTCCGGCAACGAATTTATGCAGGCCTATTCTGCGGTTTTAAATTCGCGTTTTGTTGGAAGAGAGAGAATCACATCGCGCTTCAATGAAATACTCGATTATCCCCGCACAGGTAAACCGATGCCTACCGTTATCCTCCGTGGACAAAGCGGTTCGGGAAAAAGCTGGCTATCCTGCCGTTTTGCACAGGAGATAGCAGAACGCAGAATTCCATTGGTTGTGCTCGATGGTCGCTATCAGGTTGCACGACTTCCCGGGGGTTTCGAGTTCATTTCGCGGGAGTTAGATAATCGCTATGAAATAAAGACCCCGAGATTCAAGAAAATTTATGGGATTTATGCTCGACGCTTCCTGGGTATAGATTCTCCAGATAAACCTAAAGAGGTTAGTTTATTTAAGGACATTTTAAGGTCTTTTATAAAGGACCACGACGAGGATTCGCCAATACCAAAAGCTATCCGCAAGCTTCATGGAGAGGATTGGGAGAGGGTTTTGCCATCAAAACCTGTTTATGAGCATCTTAATTGTCTTGCATTGGCTCTTTCTGAGGATATTGAATCCTCTACACAAAGGAAAAAATATCCTTTTGTGGCTTTGCTTATAGATAATTGGAATGATAAATGGAATCGATTTGCGCCGCACTGGTTTAGTCTTCTCAACTCATCGAGTCGTCTTTTAACGGTTGTTTGCACTTCGAGTAATTTTGTTTTTAAAGATTCGGTCGAGTTGCCAGTTCCTTTTTTCGATGAAGCCGAAGCGAGGTCTTCGCTGAGGAGAAGGGGAATTGAAGCAAATCACGCAGTCGCGTCGATTATTTCTGAAAGCGGCGGAAATCCTGCTATCATCTCTCTAGCAGCCTCTTTAGCCGAATTGATTTCGCGTTCTGGTGATATAATCAGAGGCGACACTTTTGCATGCCAAGAAAAGGTAGCCTATTCCGACCAATTAATCACAAGCATTCTAGAGAAACTTCGGGAAAGCGAAAAAGAGGCTCTTTATTCTGCTATAAATGCCTCCGGTCTCGATATTTACAAGCTTGGAGAGTTATTCCCGGAGTATCCCGATTTGCAAGAAGGTTTGATATCGACTTTCGGAATTTTCCCTTTTGAGCCGATATTCTATGAGAATTCCCCGATTTACATTCATGAAAATTTCAATAATAAAATCAGCTTTCAGAGGGATTTACAGCATATGCCGGGGAAACAGGGGATCAAGCTTAGGTGCGAGAATCTCGTTTTAACGCCCGACAATGAGGCCTTCGAGGCGCTCGCAACCCATATCGAAACCGACATCGAACCTTATGCGGCTTTATCGAATGCTATCGAGAAAATAATTCATTATTCTCAGACCGGCCAGATTGGTCTTGCGGAGGATATATGGCGTTCAGTGGAGCCTAAAGAACATGAGCGCTCATTAATGGCTATTCATCGAGGTGTCGGCGATTCTCTTCTTGAAAAAATCCTCTCGCCATCAGCGCGGGCGACTTATTATGATAGGATCGAATGCAAATTACCGGAAGAGGAGGGTAGGCGTCGGCTTGGTTATGCCCGTGCTCTTTTCGATAAGGGTAAAATAGACTCGGCCTTGGATGAACTTCATGACACAGTAACGCTACTTTCTTCTGCTATAACCGAGAGTTCGGGATTGGAGCCATCTTTGTGGTTTGTTCGTGGGGAGATATTAGCATTTGCCTCGAAGCTTCTTTTTCCTGCAGGTGGATACAGAGATTCGCTTTCCGCTGCGACAAAAGCTGCCGAATCATTAAAGCGCGCGCGTGATGGGGGCCTCGATTGCGCTGGTCTCGTGTCATTGAAGATTTCCGATGCTTTGATCTCGGCATCGCAGGCCTGTAAGGCATTGAATGAAACGAAAACCGCATTAACTTGGTTAGAAAGAGCGCGAGAAAATATTTCTCACGCTGCAGAAACCAGAAACCTTCAATTACCAGATGTAACCATTCTTTCAGCACGGACTCTAGAGATGAAAGGCCAAATTTTTGTTCAGCGCGAGAGTTACGATTCTGCCGAGGAGTTTTTTGAGGCGTCAATTTCCGAAGTTGAAAACCTTGCTGGAAGATTCGATATTACCAATCCCAGCATTATTCTTTTTATTGCCGGAATATATTCTTCTCTTGCCGATTTGATGTATCGCTCTGGTTCAGAAGAATCGGCATTTGAATTTATAAATAAAGCTATAGCGAATTATGATAAATATGAAGATGCCATTGGAGGGCATGATTGCGACAGTCTTTTTGGCCTTGGCAAGATTATGCTCTTGAAAAGCGGGATACTCTCGACAGATAAATCGAGTGCAGCAATCTCTGCAGCTAGAGAGGCTGAGAGTTTTTTCAAACGCGCATGGATTGCTAATCCCAATAATACTTCGGCATTCGGGAGGATAGATTCTCTTTTAACTATCGCGGAGCTTTTATCGGAAGAGGATCGCCCGGATGATGTTTTGTATGAAGAAATACAGAGGATTCTCGATGAGAAAACCTCTCTAGATGGCATTTCCGTTCCCATTTTAGAACGCAAGATAAGGCTTTTTCGTGCTAAGGGGACATCGCTTTTCCGCAAATACAAATATTCTCAAGGGGCAAGATATTTTTCAGGGGCTATAAATCTTTATGGCGAACTCAATCATTTGGCACCAGACATCCCATTTGCTGGCGAGGTTGCGGAAATGCAGATGGCGCTTTCCGTGGCACTCCGCAAAAGCGGAGAGCCTTCAGAGGCATTTGTTTGTCTTCAGCGAGCTGAAGAGGCCTTCGAGTTTGCCGCCAACCGCCAAACTCAGGAAGGTCTTAAACGAATACTCCATTCCTCTATAGGTATTTATAATGAGCTAGCTTCTATCGGCAAAGATGAAGAGGCTTTTGAGATAGCTCTGTTTATTCTCGAACTCTCATCACGCGTTGGTGGCCCAGAGGTTCTCGAGGTTGGGCACGAGCTTCTAATATATTGGGAATCACAAGAGTTAACCTCCCGCGAAAAAAGACGGCTCGAAGAATCAGCGACAACTCTCCGAGAACTTTGGGGGGAATCCTAA
- the hypD gene encoding hydrogenase formation protein HypD, with the protein MKQCLESIPKERRLSFMEVCGTHTMAIARMGIRSLLGNKIRLISGPGCPVCVTSESDIARALYLAGLNNVIITTFGDMLRVPSNGVSLQDINSEGGRTEVVFSPVDALEIAKQNEDSQIVFLGVGFETTSPTIAASAILAREQNIHNFSILPMMKTVTPALKFLCEQPDIAIDGFILPGHVSAIIGEEPYIFISDDYNLPCVIAGFEPEDVADTILRLTKMAISGSANLENSYSRAVKAEGNPKAKAIVNKVFRTADAEWRGIGSLPDSGLAFKDKFSEFNASNRFTIPHFDIKPDPRCRCGEVILGKIIPPECPQFGLKCTPTKPLGPCMVSSEGACAAYFKYRMI; encoded by the coding sequence CTGAAACAATGCCTCGAATCAATTCCAAAGGAGCGGCGGCTCAGTTTTATGGAGGTTTGCGGAACACACACTATGGCAATCGCTCGGATGGGGATTCGCTCACTTCTTGGGAATAAAATCAGGTTGATTTCAGGCCCCGGTTGTCCTGTATGTGTGACTTCAGAATCAGATATCGCACGAGCGCTCTATCTCGCAGGTCTAAATAATGTGATTATAACAACATTTGGCGATATGTTGCGCGTCCCATCTAATGGCGTTAGTCTTCAGGATATAAACTCTGAGGGTGGACGCACGGAAGTTGTCTTTTCACCGGTCGATGCCTTAGAAATTGCAAAGCAAAACGAGGATTCCCAAATAGTTTTCCTCGGAGTAGGTTTCGAAACTACATCGCCGACTATCGCTGCTTCAGCTATTCTTGCGCGCGAACAAAATATCCACAACTTCTCGATACTTCCAATGATGAAGACAGTTACACCGGCATTGAAATTCTTGTGTGAACAACCAGATATAGCGATTGACGGTTTTATTCTTCCGGGACATGTTTCAGCAATAATTGGAGAAGAACCTTATATATTTATTTCAGATGATTATAATTTGCCCTGCGTAATTGCTGGATTTGAACCCGAAGATGTGGCCGATACTATCCTTCGCCTCACGAAGATGGCTATTTCCGGTTCGGCTAATTTGGAAAATTCATATTCGAGGGCGGTCAAGGCTGAAGGTAACCCAAAAGCCAAAGCTATAGTAAACAAAGTCTTTAGAACCGCCGACGCAGAATGGCGAGGGATAGGCTCTCTTCCTGATAGCGGATTAGCATTTAAGGATAAATTCTCTGAATTCAATGCGTCAAACAGATTTACTATTCCACATTTCGATATTAAACCCGATCCACGATGTCGATGTGGAGAGGTTATTCTCGGAAAAATTATCCCCCCCGAATGTCCACAATTTGGCTTGAAATGCACCCCGACAAAGCCTCTTGGCCCGTGTATGGTTTCTTCTGAAGGTGCTTGCGCCGCTTATTTCAAATATCGCATGATATAA
- a CDS encoding class I SAM-dependent methyltransferase — protein sequence MMQRTSDREHWDKLWKKRDIKKLYDNSGRILVAVKRIWGDDLSGKRILEVGAGSARDSFDLAALGAEVYTLDYSSASLKLIDKQNAALEHKTIPIGGDAFALPFADSTFDLVFHQGLIEHFREEEGIIAENARVTKTDGYVIVDVPQRWHVYTVIKHILIALGKWFAGWEKEFSLIQVEKKLIKYGYKPVDFYAEWMYPSLFYRTTREALWKIGIHLPLIPLKIPGLYQIRKGIRNKLKYVRPFAYTGLSVGVIGKKAGV from the coding sequence ATGATGCAAAGAACATCAGACAGAGAACATTGGGATAAACTGTGGAAAAAGCGCGATATAAAAAAACTTTACGATAATTCCGGTAGAATACTCGTTGCCGTTAAAAGGATATGGGGCGACGATCTATCTGGAAAGAGAATACTCGAGGTCGGCGCAGGTTCTGCGCGCGACAGTTTCGATCTCGCCGCACTGGGAGCAGAGGTCTATACACTCGATTATTCTTCTGCATCGCTCAAACTTATCGATAAGCAAAATGCTGCTCTCGAACACAAGACTATACCAATTGGCGGTGATGCCTTTGCCCTTCCTTTCGCTGATAGCACATTCGACCTGGTTTTTCATCAGGGCCTTATCGAGCATTTTCGAGAGGAAGAGGGAATCATAGCCGAGAACGCCCGTGTCACCAAAACAGATGGTTATGTTATAGTGGATGTTCCCCAGAGGTGGCATGTATATACTGTAATAAAACACATTTTAATAGCTTTGGGAAAATGGTTTGCGGGTTGGGAGAAAGAGTTTTCCTTGATACAGGTTGAGAAGAAACTTATAAAATATGGTTACAAGCCTGTAGATTTTTACGCTGAATGGATGTATCCCAGCTTATTCTACCGCACAACGCGCGAAGCGCTCTGGAAGATAGGCATACATCTTCCGCTGATACCTTTAAAAATCCCTGGACTCTATCAAATTCGTAAGGGCATCCGTAACAAGCTCAAGTATGTTCGACCTTTTGCTTATACAGGACTCTCCGTGGGAGTTATCGGGAAAAAGGCCGGAGTCTAA
- a CDS encoding homocysteine S-methyltransferase family protein, translated as MMGEIQSIAFERTIIADGAIATMLMEYGLGNGQSPEAFMLEKPEALARIHRDYRLAGADILTANTFGASRVNLATFGLENRVYELCKIAISLAKSAGDGLVAGSIGPVLSKRDLESKELHSVFAEQAQALEEGGADLIIIETMTDIEEAKIALIAAKEITKLPIIVQVSIANDSGGSKDIISREAAIKLGLIKPFGIGSNCGRAPSDMIDIIAAMRAEWGGVICAEPSAGLPSIVDGKPIWHLEPEEMADIAVELERVGANIIGSCCGSTPEHTNAIVKKLSKM; from the coding sequence ATGATGGGGGAAATTCAATCAATAGCCTTTGAAAGAACTATTATCGCCGATGGTGCCATAGCGACCATGCTTATGGAATATGGTTTAGGAAACGGCCAGTCCCCTGAGGCTTTCATGCTCGAGAAGCCGGAAGCTCTCGCGAGAATACATCGAGATTATCGCCTTGCTGGGGCAGATATTCTAACAGCAAATACATTCGGTGCATCGCGAGTAAATCTCGCTACATTTGGTCTGGAAAATAGAGTTTACGAATTATGCAAAATAGCGATTAGTCTTGCTAAATCTGCTGGCGATGGCCTTGTCGCGGGTTCTATCGGTCCGGTTCTTTCAAAACGCGATTTAGAATCGAAAGAGCTACATTCCGTTTTTGCTGAACAGGCACAGGCTCTCGAAGAAGGTGGTGCCGACCTAATAATAATCGAGACTATGACCGATATTGAAGAGGCGAAGATAGCACTGATAGCAGCGAAAGAAATAACCAAACTGCCGATAATAGTGCAGGTATCAATTGCCAATGATAGCGGAGGATCGAAAGATATTATCTCTCGTGAAGCAGCGATTAAACTCGGGCTAATAAAGCCCTTTGGAATCGGTAGTAACTGCGGTCGTGCTCCATCAGATATGATAGATATAATCGCCGCTATGCGGGCTGAATGGGGTGGTGTTATCTGTGCTGAACCGAGCGCGGGATTACCCTCGATAGTGGATGGCAAACCTATATGGCATCTCGAACCAGAAGAAATGGCCGATATAGCGGTTGAACTCGAGCGAGTTGGAGCAAATATAATTGGTTCGTGCTGCGGAAGCACTCCAGAACACACAAATGCCATTGTAAAAAAACTCTCTAAAATGTAA
- the tadA gene encoding Flp pilus assembly complex ATPase component TadA: protein MATQKKQVGEILIEKGIISLEQLQLALKRQQQKGGKLGRLLVRMGFVSEDDISQAISEQINIPHISLKPADIDSAATNYIPEDIARKYGIIPVNIEGSQLIVAMDDPLNSIALDVLKFTSGMYVVPVLAARSRIMESIESLYTRKKMTEDSILRYADDGLVIQEEKDLSDQKLRYESKLAVAVKAVNMILIEGIKSNATDVHIEIDGDYLRVRYRIDGYLREKYIFPVEYHSGIVTRIKVMSDLEISERLAPQEGSCRIEYDKHDVDLLLSTIPTVQGENVAISILVQEVEKYDLAKLGMTKDTLAVVQKHAEKASGLIIATGPTGSGKTTTIYSIIRSLNTMGRKIITIEDPVRYRFPLVNQISIKPSSGLTFKTALSSVLRHDPEIIFIEELQDYDTTELAVRASLTGRLMMTTLHVADAASAPFRLIKMGLDPFLLADTIDLIIAQRLVRKLCPFCKQEKVVTIGGRNIRSFEAIGCPRCTGGYKGQTGIYEIIPGDVLSNELLKKEINAGIIREAAREKGYRTMWESGIYLIAQGITSLDEIRRALPTDFSRYILTE from the coding sequence ATGGCTACACAAAAAAAACAAGTCGGTGAAATACTCATTGAAAAGGGCATTATCAGCCTCGAACAACTCCAACTCGCTCTTAAAAGACAACAACAAAAGGGCGGTAAACTCGGGAGATTACTAGTTCGTATGGGTTTCGTTTCGGAGGATGATATTAGTCAGGCTATATCTGAACAAATTAATATTCCGCATATTTCCCTTAAGCCAGCAGATATTGATTCAGCTGCAACAAATTATATCCCCGAGGACATAGCCCGGAAATATGGTATTATTCCGGTCAACATAGAGGGTTCTCAGTTGATTGTTGCGATGGACGATCCTCTTAACTCAATCGCACTTGATGTATTGAAATTTACCTCTGGAATGTATGTTGTCCCTGTGCTTGCGGCTAGATCTCGTATAATGGAATCAATCGAGAGTCTTTATACTCGGAAGAAAATGACCGAAGATAGTATCCTTCGCTATGCTGACGACGGCTTGGTTATTCAGGAGGAGAAGGATTTATCTGACCAGAAACTTCGTTATGAGTCTAAGCTCGCAGTGGCGGTCAAGGCTGTCAATATGATCTTGATTGAGGGAATAAAGAGCAATGCAACCGATGTTCATATTGAAATCGATGGCGATTATTTGCGTGTTCGATATCGTATCGACGGATATTTACGCGAAAAATATATATTCCCAGTGGAATATCACAGCGGTATTGTCACACGCATTAAGGTTATGTCTGACCTGGAAATCAGTGAGCGTCTCGCGCCCCAAGAGGGAAGTTGCCGCATTGAATATGATAAGCACGATGTGGATTTACTGCTTTCAACAATCCCTACAGTCCAAGGGGAGAATGTTGCGATAAGCATTTTAGTTCAAGAGGTTGAAAAATACGATTTAGCCAAACTTGGTATGACTAAGGACACTTTAGCTGTTGTTCAAAAACACGCCGAAAAGGCTTCGGGGCTTATTATCGCTACCGGTCCGACCGGAAGCGGTAAAACAACCACAATTTATTCTATCATTCGCTCACTCAATACCATGGGGCGCAAAATAATAACAATCGAGGATCCGGTGCGATACCGCTTTCCTTTGGTTAATCAAATATCTATCAAACCATCTTCGGGTTTGACGTTCAAAACTGCCCTAAGTTCGGTTTTAAGGCATGACCCTGAAATAATATTTATTGAAGAACTCCAGGATTATGACACAACAGAACTTGCTGTGCGTGCAAGCCTTACTGGTAGGCTAATGATGACTACTCTTCATGTAGCCGATGCCGCAAGTGCTCCGTTTCGTCTGATAAAAATGGGTCTCGACCCATTCCTGCTGGCCGATACTATCGATCTTATTATCGCACAAAGATTGGTTAGGAAGCTTTGCCCATTCTGCAAACAAGAAAAGGTTGTTACAATAGGTGGCCGTAATATAAGATCATTCGAAGCCATTGGTTGCCCTCGATGCACAGGAGGTTATAAAGGTCAGACTGGCATTTATGAGATTATCCCGGGTGACGTTCTATCGAATGAGTTATTAAAGAAGGAGATCAACGCCGGAATTATTCGCGAAGCCGCCCGCGAGAAAGGATACAGGACAATGTGGGAAAGTGGCATATATCTTATTGCACAAGGCATCACAAGCCTGGATGAAATACGACGCGCGTTACCTACTGATTTTTCAAGATACATTCTAACCGAGTAG
- the smpB gene encoding SsrA-binding protein SmpB, protein MSVKITNRKAYSDFEFEDKYESGIELLGPEVKSIRSGRISLKEAYARIIKNEVWIIGMHITPYDHVGYIEINSRRRRKLLLHKYEIRRITKKVEQAGYTLVPLELYFDEKNRVKILLGLGKGRTKYDKKQHLIEKQKIREIERALKERNR, encoded by the coding sequence ATGTCTGTTAAGATTACCAATCGAAAGGCTTATTCGGATTTCGAGTTTGAAGATAAATACGAGTCTGGAATAGAGCTTTTAGGACCCGAGGTTAAATCTATACGCTCAGGAAGAATTAGCTTGAAAGAGGCCTATGCTCGCATAATTAAAAACGAGGTTTGGATTATCGGGATGCATATAACTCCATATGATCACGTTGGTTATATCGAGATAAATTCGCGCCGAAGACGGAAGTTACTCCTTCATAAATATGAAATCCGCAGAATAACAAAAAAAGTCGAGCAGGCCGGTTATACTCTCGTTCCACTCGAGCTATATTTCGATGAGAAAAACAGGGTAAAGATTCTTCTAGGGCTGGGAAAGGGACGGACAAAATACGACAAGAAGCAACATCTTATCGAAAAGCAAAAAATTCGAGAGATCGAGCGAGCGCTTAAAGAGAGAAACAGATAA
- a CDS encoding peptidyl-prolyl cis-trans isomerase — MNKRNFYLALFIAFISATILAQGNAPADIVAEVGDQSVTIKDIESYQPEMYYRFKEFNSMSNEGNSRGGLMDDDKERILNEVIDNKLIIKEAKASDLNNDPEFQAMVSNFEENLLINFYQEKVIKASIQPSEDEIRAEYDMEGRFRQPAMAKVIKIWSENEEKAKEDVLELKNIKEDDIENTRFQIEDMHLYKNRNEENGEMNDGTNSSDENLDPYMQMMLVLNDAEVGDIVGPIKQHGDNYITAKVIEKTPEGKTAFEKVKEDIKRELIQRKFNEVYEQKKKELRKKAIVTIYYENLDKVFE, encoded by the coding sequence ATGAACAAAAGAAATTTCTATTTAGCGCTTTTCATTGCGTTTATTTCGGCTACAATTCTTGCTCAAGGCAATGCACCGGCTGATATAGTAGCGGAAGTTGGCGATCAGAGTGTAACTATCAAGGATATTGAATCTTACCAGCCTGAGATGTATTATCGATTCAAGGAGTTTAATTCGATGTCCAACGAGGGTAATTCTCGAGGCGGCCTTATGGATGATGACAAAGAGAGAATACTGAATGAAGTAATAGATAATAAGCTAATTATCAAAGAAGCAAAGGCTTCTGACTTGAATAATGATCCAGAGTTTCAGGCAATGGTTTCCAATTTTGAAGAGAATTTATTGATTAATTTTTATCAGGAAAAAGTAATTAAGGCTTCTATTCAACCCAGTGAAGACGAAATTCGCGCAGAATATGATATGGAGGGGCGATTCCGTCAACCTGCAATGGCTAAGGTAATAAAGATCTGGTCTGAGAACGAAGAAAAGGCCAAAGAGGATGTTTTGGAGTTAAAAAACATAAAAGAAGACGACATCGAAAACACTCGATTTCAAATCGAGGACATGCATCTGTATAAAAATAGAAACGAAGAAAATGGTGAAATGAATGATGGGACAAACAGTTCCGACGAAAACTTAGATCCATATATGCAAATGATGCTTGTCTTAAACGACGCCGAAGTCGGTGATATCGTCGGCCCTATTAAGCAGCATGGCGATAACTATATTACTGCAAAAGTCATCGAGAAAACGCCCGAAGGAAAAACAGCCTTTGAAAAGGTCAAAGAAGATATAAAACGGGAACTTATTCAGCGCAAATTCAACGAAGTTTATGAGCAAAAAAAGAAGGAACTCCGCAAAAAAGCCATTGTTACTATTTATTACGAAAACTTGGATAAAGTATTCGAATAG
- the ligA gene encoding NAD-dependent DNA ligase LigA, with translation MKDKQRIAREIELLREEIRRHNHNYYILDRSEISDAEYDSLFDRLAALEKEHPELITLDSPTKRVGAEVSKEFAQVRHSSPMLSLSKAMSQNEFMDFHNRVCDALKVSRDKKIKYICEPKLDGLAIEIVYLDGILRLAATRGDGIVGEDVTLNARTIRTIPLKLSESHPRVEVRGEVIFPKARFDNMNKERCLRGEEPFANPRNAAAGSLRQLNSKITAQRPLDAMFYGLGALELEGETPPKNHTEELKFITRLGMKPIFKPQTCEGYGEVAAYFEDISRERENLDFEIDGVVIKVNNIDYQRLLGEISRSPRWAVAWKFPAYEKVTRLKEVFWNVGRTAAIIPVALLEPVELAGATVKRASLHNEEQIERLALKIGDTVVVRRAGDVIPEVVRPLEELRTGEEIDIIPPEDCPVCGARLVKEPGDVFRRCPNVSCPAVVAESIEHWASRLAMDIDGLGPKQIEQFLNKSLIFDVADLYKIQAEQILLLDRFGEKSARNLIKAIEHSKERPLWKFIYALGVRHVGESIAKILADRFKSMDLLKNVDFEDLTSIEGIGPEIANSIKDFFTNPQNLNLLDKLNDVGVEPFFTETTLGAKPLDSLNFVITGTLSLSRDKIKATLERAGAKVTVSVSSKTDFVVYGDSPGSKLDRARQLGVETIDESGLNRLLKSRRVIY, from the coding sequence ATGAAAGATAAGCAACGAATAGCTCGAGAGATTGAACTTTTGCGGGAAGAGATTCGCCGACACAACCATAATTACTATATTTTAGACAGGTCGGAGATAAGCGATGCGGAGTATGACTCACTTTTTGATCGGCTTGCTGCGCTTGAAAAGGAACACCCCGAATTAATAACACTCGATTCTCCAACCAAGCGCGTTGGCGCCGAGGTGTCTAAGGAATTCGCCCAAGTTCGTCATAGCTCTCCAATGCTCAGTTTAAGTAAAGCAATGTCGCAAAACGAGTTCATGGATTTTCACAACAGGGTTTGCGATGCTTTAAAGGTTTCGCGAGATAAGAAAATTAAATATATTTGCGAACCGAAACTCGACGGTCTTGCTATCGAGATTGTGTATCTCGATGGGATTTTAAGGCTTGCAGCTACTCGAGGAGATGGTATCGTTGGGGAAGATGTAACACTTAACGCCCGAACGATACGCACGATTCCACTAAAACTTTCAGAAAGCCATCCTAGAGTCGAGGTTCGCGGTGAGGTTATTTTTCCAAAAGCGCGATTCGATAATATGAATAAGGAAAGATGTTTGCGCGGAGAGGAACCATTTGCCAATCCGCGCAACGCCGCTGCTGGAAGCCTTAGGCAGCTTAATTCAAAGATTACGGCTCAGCGTCCGCTAGATGCCATGTTTTATGGTCTAGGCGCGTTGGAACTCGAGGGAGAAACTCCACCTAAAAACCATACCGAGGAACTTAAATTTATCACTCGACTTGGAATGAAGCCAATTTTTAAACCGCAAACCTGTGAAGGTTATGGAGAAGTCGCTGCGTATTTTGAAGATATATCAAGAGAGCGCGAAAACCTAGATTTTGAAATTGACGGTGTAGTCATCAAAGTGAATAACATAGACTATCAAAGGTTACTTGGTGAGATTTCTAGAAGTCCTCGGTGGGCTGTAGCCTGGAAATTTCCTGCTTACGAGAAGGTAACACGACTTAAAGAGGTTTTTTGGAATGTTGGACGCACAGCCGCTATCATACCAGTAGCATTATTAGAACCAGTCGAACTTGCCGGCGCAACGGTTAAACGCGCTAGCCTGCACAATGAAGAGCAAATCGAAAGGCTTGCTTTAAAAATTGGCGATACTGTGGTTGTTCGAAGAGCTGGGGATGTTATTCCCGAAGTTGTCCGACCCTTGGAGGAACTTCGCACTGGTGAAGAGATTGATATCATACCCCCTGAGGATTGCCCAGTGTGCGGAGCAAGGCTAGTTAAAGAACCGGGCGATGTTTTCCGACGGTGTCCAAATGTTAGCTGTCCTGCTGTAGTCGCAGAATCTATCGAACATTGGGCTAGCCGATTAGCTATGGATATCGATGGCTTGGGGCCGAAACAGATTGAGCAATTCTTAAATAAAAGCCTTATCTTCGATGTTGCTGATCTTTATAAAATACAAGCAGAACAAATTTTATTATTAGATCGTTTCGGAGAAAAAAGCGCTCGAAATCTTATTAAGGCAATCGAACATTCAAAAGAAAGACCTCTTTGGAAGTTCATATATGCCTTGGGTGTACGCCATGTCGGCGAGTCTATCGCAAAAATCCTCGCCGATAGATTTAAGTCAATGGATTTACTAAAAAATGTGGATTTCGAAGATTTAACTTCTATAGAAGGTATCGGCCCGGAAATCGCAAATTCCATTAAAGACTTTTTTACCAATCCACAAAATCTAAATCTACTCGATAAGCTGAATGATGTGGGTGTAGAACCATTTTTTACTGAAACAACCCTTGGCGCTAAACCGCTAGATAGTCTTAATTTTGTAATTACTGGCACCTTGTCGCTTTCACGGGATAAAATAAAAGCTACACTCGAAAGGGCAGGGGCTAAAGTAACCGTTTCCGTGTCCTCTAAAACCGATTTTGTGGTTTATGGAGATTCCCCCGGAAGCAAATTAGACCGTGCCCGTCAGCTTGGTGTTGAAACCATCGATGAATCCGGCCTAAATAGATTACTTAAAAGCCGAAGAGTTATTTATTAG